From one Anoplolepis gracilipes chromosome 8, ASM4749672v1, whole genome shotgun sequence genomic stretch:
- the LOC140668378 gene encoding uncharacterized protein isoform X2 yields MSSSMYAGNPDVMIAGPPPPPPPPPPMSGQLPPMRINTTYENAATKKAQIVSNDIYEPPAAIQNAMLTKDKKPFTYTPGMGGKLDLSQIRSPRMARRVAKNANDEGIEGPPKLPTESKPTVNSSTAANFLVQPQVAVPVFPSNVPAQTHVNRMSSSQLIAKTPSNVANKQVESPKNITKIDTKAVPISSPESPSTPTQITLAKAPTPWLQNKNKPQEELPEWAKRAGTNKTVSSGPSESALSPTVCVQVQQSPLPLQHLEIKQKQEQQHSTMQCQEPKSQRSSQQSQQQKQNAVSVTSQQINSQHERVIPIRIEDRPSVFDVKHESGHHQFKQPPTLHHQQRWGHMSNQYTLENQASQNRPQDQEQSQIRITALPRSEQPVGTTYIIPFVVKDESDKKSMSSNAESNTIEKAAKMVQQRNLNPCQQHEVGPVQSRSFRVLQKITDTDAVNDVGTEQIRKLELSEDERLLMNKFKEQVDHETYLHQEEDPRYRGAAIPSRAFRFLQNMTDSSDATVTCAAPRNIQNVGSRKQNRNSKLFEETQANLPPSEQQVQEPKKYMGSAIPSRSFKILQAMTTPESNATQENRQADYTCRTENNMPDNQQGVFLPLQPIPFWYPEGWWGYYPVQCNAVSNDIANKTDKHSFSFYADPNGRTYVGSFYPVYNENFMDAMTQIRVTDQKNPSDQYYPNYPAVIYPQAEYNDQFESTSHADENKCNYIYNYNTAADSFFAQNNRLDLMENGPVNESKNTVWSNEINYLDAQSNETYNPKTVSENFNNDREKNCTTTAIMNIIDEEDSISINNSNNIVVTNNNIEIPKKKKFGPYINVPNYTYIDTSDSSVTSDSSDSSDSRDSISNNEQLSNSCQKNHSRSDDTTFNNTSSDSDSDSYIAYSTRMNRYEKPEKDPRDFSFNESCTDVTTACSTSANILCGHLQDFSENRNHSEEINFKKKHIDYSDDRTNSRTTSSQQDVLYITSERYNDENLINNRNDNLGSSSGKSNSDHRLEHDHQENLATDDSTVFHAHNHLGINHENVKQQLDSESPYYKGKEDIEGFFEATDDPPDVESTMVSVSLPLRFKFFVSEDNEEITTVIVGDSKIKAETSCDKCVGSSSVKDDVCVNFHVGNDTSVDFTVKTPLSDATGATIIERGTQDAARVSSIESAIPHVDFTLRKDSPTVRKVNKCVEQNAEEFTVAKNIGHEIGCEINFADKTASRNTANDANPIVVSESIAATQVATLLNDETRHYPQAEFIFNNNNVESIAFDGMLAGSKLADVLDCSSMQDDFQKRGQDFSLQTQNVKRLSNVQKDSREATDDEDSGVTSDISRMISEDTDSENCTCSQNVKKYQRTQTHSRLFRLLNDDSILSGYSKTDPSRREYLTLPLDTNPFNYDDNYCSNCSSGLTSPEYSPINHQSGRRFHEATTTTTTTTTTTTTTTTNTSSIADLLSRHSIARYHFGLTR; encoded by the exons ATGAGTTCGTCGATGTATGCCgg aaatcCGGATGTCATGATTGCAG GACCGCCTCCACCACCGCCTCCTCCACCTCCTATGTCTGGTCAACTACCACCTATGAGGATAAATACTACCTATGAG aaTGCGGCAACAAAAAAAGCGCAGATAGTTAGTAACGACATTTATGAGCCACCAGCAGCAATACAGAATGCGATGTTGACAAAGGATAAGAAACCATTTACCTACACTCCAGGGATGGGTGGCAAATTAGATCTGTCGCAGATTCGTAGTCCGCGGATGGCGAGAAGAGTTGCGAAAAATGCCAACGACGAAGGGATAGAGGGGCCGCCGAAACTTCCCACCGAGTCGAAACCGACGGTGAATTCTTCTACCGCGGCAAATTTTTTGGTGCAACCGCAGGTCGCGGTGCCAGTTTTTCCTTCCAATGTGCCAGCTCAGACTCACGTTAACAGGATGTCATCGTCTCAGCTCATCGCTAAGACACCGTCAAATG tcGCAAACAAGCAAGTCGAATCACCGAAAAACATTACAAAGATAGATACAAAAGCAGTACCGATTAGCTCTCCTGAAAGTCCGAGTACACCGACGCAAATTACTTTGGCCAAGGCTCCTACGCCCTGGCtgcaaaataagaataagcCCCAAGAGGAATTGCCTGAATGGGCGAAACGTGCGGGTACCAATAAAACGGTTAGCAGCGGCCCATCGGAAAGCGCGCTTTCTCCGACGGTTTGCGTTCAAGTTCAACAGTCTCCTCTGCCTCTGCAGCATTtggaaataaaacaaaaacaagAGCAACAACACTCGACTATGCAATGTCAGGAGCCAAAATCCCAACGATCCTCTCAACAATCGCAACAACAGAAGCAGAATGCCGTTTCCGTAACGTCTCAACAAATTAATTCGCAGCATGAACGTGTTATACCCATTCga ATCGAAGATAGACCGTCGGTATTCGACGTAAAACATGAATCTGGCCATCATCAATTTAAACAACCTCCAACTTTGCATCATCAACAGCGATGGGGTCATATGTCTAATCAATATACGTTGGAAAATCAGGCCAGTCAAAATCGTCCGCAGGATCAAGAGCAATCTCAAATTCGCATTACAGCTTTACCTCGATCGGAACAACCGGTCGGGACAACCTACATCATCCCTTTCGTAGTGAAAGATGAAAGCGACAAAAAGTCGATGTCATCTAATGCTGAAAGTAATACGATCGAAAAGGCTGCAAAAAT GGTGCAACAACGGAATCTCAATCCGTGTCAACAGCACGAGGTTGGTCCAGTTCAATCACGATCATTTCGTGTTCTTCAAAAAATTACGGATACGGATGCAGTCAATGATGTGGGTACAGAACAAATACGTAAATTGGAATTGAGTGAAGACGAGAGGCTgcttatgaataaatttaaagagcaag tCGATCACGAAACTTATCTTCATCAAGAGGAAGATCCGAGATATCGTGGTGCAGCAATACCTTCGCGAGCTTTtcgttttttacaaaatatgacAGATTCGAGTGATGCCACAGTTACTTGCGCAG CGCCACGTAATATACAAAACGTTGGAAGTAGGAAGCAAAATAGAAATTCGAAATTGTTTG AAGAGACACAGGCAAACTTACCGCCCAGTGAACAACAAGTTCAAGAACCGAAGAAATACATGGGTAGCGCAATTCCTTCTCGATCcttcaaaatattacaagcGATGACAACACCAGAAAGTAACG CCACGCAAGAAAATCGTCAAGCAGATTACACCTGTCGAACAGAGAATAACATGCCGGACAATCAGCAGGGTGTATTTCTTCCTCTTCAACCTATCCCTTTCTGGTATCCCGAGGGTTGGTGGGGCTATTATCCCGTCCAGTGTAATGCTGTATCCAACGATATCGCGAATAAAACGGACAAacattccttttctttttacgcAGATCCGAACGGAAGAACATACGTTGGATCCTTTTACCCGGTTTATAATGAAAACTTTATGGACGCGATGACACAAATAAGAGTTACAGATCAAAAAAATCCCTCAGACCAATATTACCCTAATTATCCAGCCGTAATTTATCCTCAAGCAGAGTACAATGATCAATTTGAATCTACATCGCACGCcgatgaaaataaatgcaattatatttacaattacaataCTGCTGCCGATTCATTTTTCGCTCAAAACAATAGACTAGATCTTATGGAAAACGGACCAGTTAATGAATCCAAAAATACCGTTTGGTCCAACGAGATTAACTACTTGGACGCACAATCGAATGAAACGTACAATCCCAAGACTGTCAGCGAGAACTTTAATAATGATAGAGAAAAGAATTGCACTACCACGgcgataatgaatataatcgACGAGGAGGACAGCatatcgataaataattcCAACAACATTGTagttactaataataatattgagataccgaaaaaaaaaaaattcggtCCTTATATCAACGTGCCAAATTATACCTATATAGATACTAGTGATTCTAGCGTTACTAGCGATTCCAGTGACTCTAGCGATTCCAGAGATTCTATTTCGAACAATGAACAACTTTCGAATTCTTGTCAGAAAAATCACAGTCGTAGCGACGATACTACTTTCAACAATACGTCATCTGATAGTGATTCGGATTCGTATATAGCTTATTCTACAAGGATGAATCGTTATGAGAAGCCGGAGAAAGATCCGCGCGATTTCTCTTTCAACGAAAGTTGCACCGACGTCACTACTGCATGTTCGACTAGCGCTAATATTCTATGTGGACACTTGCAAGACTTTTCTGAAAATCGTAATCATAGCgaggaaataaatttcaagaagAAGCATATCGATTACTCGGACGATCGTACTAACTCTCGTACGACGTCGTCTCAGCAAGATGTCTTATACATCACGAGCGAAAGATATAACGATGagaatttaatcaataatcgAAACGATAATCTTGGCTCTTCGTCCGGTAAGAGCAACAGCGATCACCGCTTGGAGCACGACCATCAGGAAAATCTGGCGACTGACGACAGCACCGTTTTCCACGCCCACAACCATTTGGGCATCAATCATGAGAATGTGAAACAACAACTGGATTCCGAGAGTCCCTATTACAAGGGTAAAGAGGATATCGAAGGTTTCTTCGAGGCGACCGATGATCCTCCTGACGTTGAGAGCACGATGGTCAGCGTGAGTCTGCCACTGAGATTCAAGTTTTTCGTGTCCGAAGACAACGAAGAGATCACCACTGTGATTGTCGGCGACAGCAAGATAAAGGCGGAAACATCCTGCGACAAGTGCGTTGGTTCCTCGTCGGTGAAGGATGACGTTTGTGTCAATTTTCACGTCGGCAACGATACTAGCGTAGATTTTACGGTAAAAACACCGCTTTCAGACGCAACAGGTGCAACGATAATAGAACGCGGCACGCAGGACGCGGCACGCGTATCGAGTATCGAGAGCGCGATACCACACGTAGATTTCACATTAAGGAAAGATTCACCGACAGTtagaaaagttaataaatgcGTAGAACAGAATGCGGAGGAATTCACAGTTGCGAAAAACATTGGACACGAGATTGGCTGCGAGATAAACTTTGCGGATAAAACAGCATCGAGAAACACCGCGAATGACGCGAATCCGATTGTTGTTTCCGAATCGATAGCGGCTACGCAAGTGGCTACTTTATTAAATGACGAGACTCGTCATTACCCACAAGcagaattcatttttaataataataatgttgaaagTATCGCCTTCGATGGAATGCTCGCTGGATCGAAACTTGCCGATGTACTCGACTGCTCTTCGATGCAAGACGATTTCCAGAAACGTGGTCAGGATTTCTCTCTTCAGACGCAAAACGTAAAACGTCTGTCAAATGTCCAAAAAGATTCTCGCGAAGCGACCGACGACGAGGATAGTGGAGTTACCTCCGACATAAGTCGCATGATATCCGAGGACACGGACTCGGAGAACTGTACTTGTTCGCAGAATGTAAAGAAGTATCAACGAACGCAGACACATTCGCGACTCTTTCGGCTTCTAAACGATGATTCTATTCTATCCGGTTACTCCAAGACAGATCCCTCCAGAAGAGAAT